Proteins encoded within one genomic window of Brassica rapa cultivar Chiifu-401-42 chromosome A09, CAAS_Brap_v3.01, whole genome shotgun sequence:
- the LOC117128130 gene encoding uncharacterized protein LOC117128130: MAHTSSRTTIVFIVVALICAFVPAFSVEEAEAKSLWDTCLLKISPKCALDIIGVVFENLTITDACCHDLVQEGKMCHDTLIKYIAEKPHLVAHETEYLKKSDDLWTHCVSVLQTA; the protein is encoded by the coding sequence ATGGCTCACACTTCTTCCCGAACTACTATCGTATTCATTGTTGTTGCTTTGATTTGTGCGTTCGTTCCTGCATTCTCTGTTGAAGAAGCTGAAGCAAAATCACTATGGGATACCTGTCTTCTTAAAATCAGTCCAAAATGTGCGTTGGATATAATTGGTGTTGTCTTTGAAAATTTAACCATCACTGATGCATGTTGTCATGATCTTGTACAAGAAGGAAAAATGTGTCACGATACTCTTATCAAATATATTGCTGAGAAGCCGCATTTAGTTGCCCACGAAACAGAGTATTTGAAGAAAAGTGATGATTTGTGGACTCATTGTGTCTCAGTTTTGCAAACtgcttaa
- the LOC117128128 gene encoding uncharacterized protein LOC117128128, whose product MAHTSSRTTIVFIVVALICAFVPAFSVEEAEAKSLWDTCLLKISPKCALDIIGVVFENLTITDACCHDLVQEGKMCHDTLIKYIAEKPHLVAHETEYLKKSDDLWTHCVSVLQTA is encoded by the coding sequence ATGGCTCACACATCTTCCCGAACTACTATCGTATTCATTGTTGTTGCTTTGATTTGTGCGTTCGTTCCTGCATTCTCTGTTGAAGAAGCTGAAGCAAAATCACTATGGGATACCTGTCTTCTTAAAATCAGTCCAAAATGTGCGTTGGATATAATTGGTGTTGTCTTTGAAAATTTAACCATCACTGATGCATGTTGTCATGATCTTGTACAAGAAGGAAAAATGTGTCACGATACTCTTATCAAATATATTGCTGAGAAGCCGCATTTAGTTGCCCACGAAACAGAGTATTTGAAGAAAAGTGATGATTTGTGGACTCATTGTGTCTCAGTTTTGCAAACTGCCTAA
- the LOC117128285 gene encoding uncharacterized protein LOC117128285, with the protein MAHTSSRTTIVFIVVALICAFVPAFSVEEAEAKSLWDTCLLKISPKCALDIIGVVFENLTITDACCHDLVQEGKMCHDTLIKYIAEKPHLVAHETEYLKKSDDLWTHCVSVLQTA; encoded by the coding sequence ATGGCTCACACTTCTTCCCGAACTACTATCGTATTCATTGTTGTTGCTTTGATTTGTGCGTTCGTTCCTGCATTCTCTGTTGAAGAAGCTGAAGCAAAATCACTATGGGATACCTGTCTTCTTAAAATCAGTCCAAAATGTGCGTTGGATATAATTGGTGTTGTCTTTGAAAATTTAACCATCACTGATGCATGTTGTCATGATCTTGTACAAGAAGGAAAAATGTGTCACGATACTCTTATCAAATATATTGCTGAGAAGCCGCATTTAGTTGCCCACGAAACAGAGTATTTGAAGAAAAGTGATGATTTGTGGACTCATTGTGTCTCAGTTTTGCAAACTGCCTAA
- the LOC117128287 gene encoding uncharacterized protein LOC117128287 — MAHTSSRTTIVFIVVALICAFVPAFSVEEAEAKSLWDTCLLKISPKCALDIIGIVFENLTITDACCHDLVQEGKMCHDTLIKYIAEKPHLVAHETEYLKKSDDLWTHCVSVSQTA, encoded by the coding sequence ATGGCTCACACTTCTTCCCGAACTACTATCGTATTCATTGTTGTTGCTTTGATTTGTGCGTTCGTTCCTGCATTCTCTGTTGAAGAAGCTGAAGCAAAATCACTATGGGATACCTGTCTTCTTAAAATCAGTCCAAAATGTGCGTTGGATATAATTGGTATTGTCTTTGAAAATTTAACCATCACTGATGCATGTTGTCATGATCTTGTACAAGAAGGAAAAATGTGTCACGATACTCTTATCAAATATATTGCTGAGAAGCCGCATTTAGTTGCCCACGAAACAGAGTATTTGAAGAAAAGTGATGATTTGTGGACTCATTGTGTCTCAGTTTCGCAAACtgcttaa
- the LOC117127744 gene encoding uncharacterized protein LOC117127744 — MAHTSSRTTIVFIVVALICAFVPAFSVEEAEAKSLWDTCLLKISPKCALDIISVVFENLTITDACCHDLFKKEKCV; from the coding sequence ATGGCTCACACTTCTTCCCGAACTACTATCGTATTCATTGTTGTTGCTTTGATTTGTGCGTTCGTTCCTGCATTCTCTGTTGAAGAAGCTGAAGCAAAATCACTATGGGATACATGTCTTCTTAAAATCAGTCCAAAATGTGCGTTGGATATAATTAGTGTTGTCTTTGAAAATTTAACCATCACTGATGCATGTTGTCATGATCTGTTCAAGAAGGAAAAATGTGTCTGA